The Symphalangus syndactylus isolate Jambi chromosome 23, NHGRI_mSymSyn1-v2.1_pri, whole genome shotgun sequence genome has a window encoding:
- the HSD17B8 gene encoding (3R)-3-hydroxyacyl-CoA dehydrogenase, protein MASQLQNRLRSALALVTGAGSGIGRAVSVRLAGEGATVAACDLDRAAAQETVRLLGGPGSKEGPPRGNHAAFQADVSEARAARRLLEKVQACFSRPPSVVVSCAGITQDEFLLHMSEDDWDKVIAVNLKGTFLVTQAAAQALVSSGCRGSIINISSIIGKVGNMGQTNYAASKAGVIGLTQTAARELGRHGIRCNSVLPGFIATPMTQKVPQKVVDKITEMIPMGHLGDPEDVADVVAFLASEDSGYITGTSVEVTGGLFM, encoded by the exons ATGGCGTCTCAGCTCCAGAACCGGCTCCGCTCCGCACTGGCCTTGGTCACAG GTGCGGGGAGCGGCATCGGCCGAGCGGTCAGTGTACGCCTGGCCGGAGAAGGGGCCACCGTAGCTGCCTGCGACCTGGACAGGGCAGCGGCACAGGAGACGGTGCGGCTGCTGGGCGGGCCAGGGAGCAAGGAGGGGCCGCCCCGAGGGAACCACGCTGCCTTCCAGGCTGACGTGTCTGAGGCCAGGGCCGCCAGGCGCCTGCTGGAAAAAGTGCAG GCCTGTTTTTCTCGCCCACCATCTGTCGTTGTGTCCTGTGCGGGCATCACCCAGGATGAGTTTCTGCTGCACATGTCTGAGGATGACTGGGACAAAGTCATAGCTGTCAACCTCAAG GGCACCTTCCTAGTCACTCAGGCTGCAGCACAAGCCCTGGTGTCCAGTGGTTGTCGTGGTTCCATCATCAACATCAGTAGCATCATAGGAAAG GTGGGGAACATGGGGCAGACAAACTATGCAGCATCCAAGGCTGGAGTGATTGGGCTGACCCAGACCGCAGCCCGGGAGCTTGGACG ACATGGGATCCGCTGTAACTCTGTCCTCCCAGGGTTCATTGCAACACCCATGACACAGAAAGTACCACAGAAAGTGGTGGACAAG ATTACTGAAATGATCCCGATGGGACACTTGGGGGACCCTGAGG ATGTGGCAGATGTGGTCGCATTCTTGGCATCTGAAGATAGTGGATACATCACAGGGACCTCAGTGGAAGTCACTG GAGGTCTTTTCATGTAA
- the RXRB gene encoding retinoic acid receptor RXR-beta isoform X1, with translation MSWAARPPFLPQRHAAGQCGPVGVRKEMHCGVASRWRRRRPWLDPAAAAAAAAGGEQQTPEPEPGEAGRDGMGDSGRDSRSPDSSSPNPLSQGVPPPSPPGPPLPPSTAPSLGGSGAPPPPPMPPPPLGSPFPVISSSMGSPGLPPPAPPGFSGPVSSPQINSTVSLPGGGSGPPEDVKPPVLGVRGLHCPPPPGGPGAGKRLCAICGDRSSGKHYGVYSCEGCKGFFKRTIRKDLTYSCRDNKDCTVDKRQRNRCQYCRYQKCLATGMKREAVQEERQRGKDKDGDGEGAGGAPEEMPVDRILEAELAVEQKSDQGVEGPGGTGGSGSSPNDPVTNICQAADKQLFTLVEWAKRIPHFSSLPLDDQVILLRAGWNELLIASFSHRSIDVRDGILLATGLHVHRNSAHSAGVGAIFDRSLSRVLTELVSKMRDMRMDKTELGCLRAIILFNPDAKGLSNPSEVEVLREKVYASLETYCKQKYPEQQGRFAKLLLRLPALRSIGLKCLEHLFFFKLIGDTPIDTFLMEMLEAPHQLA, from the exons ATGTCTTGGGCCGCTCGCCCGCCCTTCCTCCCTCAGCGGCATGCCGCAGGGCAGTGTGGGCCGGTGGGGGTGCGAAAAGAAATGCATTGTGGGGTCGCGTCCCGGTGGCGGCGGCGACGGCCCTGGCTGGatcccgcggcggcggcggcggcggcggcaggcgGAGAACAACAAACCCCGGAGCCGGAGCCGGGGGAGGCTGGACGGGACGGGATGGGCGACAGCGGGCGGG ACTCCCGAAGCCCAGACAGCTCCTCCCCAAATCCCCTTTCCCAGGGagtccctcccccttctcctcctgggCCACCCCTACCCCCTTCAACAGCTCCATCCCTTGGAGGCTCTggggccccacccccacccccgatGCCACCACCCCCACTGGGCTCTCCCTTTCCAGTCATCAGTTCTTCCATGGGGTCCCCTGGTCTGCCCCCTCCAGCTCCCCCAGGATTCTCCGGGCCTGTCAGCAGCCCCCAG ATTAATTCAACAGTGTCACTCCCTGGGGGTGGGTCTGGCCCCCCTGAAGATGTGAAGCCACCAGTCTTAGGGGTCCGGGGCCTGCACTGTCCACCCCCTCCAGGTGGCCCTGGGGCTGGCAAACGGCTGTGTGCAATCTGCGGGGACAGAAGCTCAG GCAAACACTACGGGGTTTACAGCTGTGAGGGTTGCAAGGGCTTCTTCAAACGCACCATCCGCAAGGACCTTACATACTCTTGCCGGGACAACAAAGACTGCACGGTGGACAAGCGCCAGCGGAACCGCTGTCAGTACTGCCGATATCAGAAGTGCCTGGCCACTGGCATGAAGAGGGAGG CGGTACAGGAGGAGCGTCAGCGGGGAAAGGACAaggatggggatggggagggggctgggggagccCCCGAGGAGATGCCTGTGGACAggatcctggaggcagagcttgctgtggAACAGAAGAGTGACCAGGGCGTTGAGGGTCCTGGGGGAACCGGGGGTAGCGGCAGCAGC CCAAATGACCCCGTGACTAACATCTGTCAGGCAGCTGACAAACAGCTATTCACGCTTGTTGAGTGGGCGAAGAGGATCCCACACTTTTCCTCGTTGCCTCTGGATGATCAGGTCATATTGCTGCGGGCAG gctggaatgaactCCTCATTGCCTCCTTCTCACACCGATCCATTGATGTTCGAGATGGCATCCTCCTTGCCACAGGTCTTCACGTGCACCGCAACTCAGCCCATTCAGCAGGAGTAGGAGCCATCTTTGATCG GTCCCTCTCCAGGGTGCTGACAGAGCTAGTGTCCAAAATGCGTGACATGAGGATGGACAAGACAGAGCTTGGCTGCCTGAGGGCAATCATTCTGTTTAATCCAG ATGCCAAGGGCCTCTCCAACCCTAGTGAGGTGGAGGTCCTGCGGGAGAAAGTGTATGCATCACTGGAGACCTACTGCAAACAGAAGTACCCTGAGCAGCAGGGACG gtTTGCCAAGCTGCTGCTACGTCTTCCTGCCCTCCGGTCCATTGGCCTTAAGTGTCTAGAGCATCTGTTTTTCTTCAAGCTCATTGGTGACACCCCCATCGATACCTTCCTCATGGAGATGCTTGAGGCTCCCCATCAACTGGCCTGA
- the RXRB gene encoding retinoic acid receptor RXR-beta isoform X3: MPQGSVGRWGCEKKCIVGSRPGGGGDGPGWIPRRRRRRRQAENNKPRSRSRGRLDGTGWATAGGINSTVSLPGGGSGPPEDVKPPVLGVRGLHCPPPPGGPGAGKRLCAICGDRSSGKHYGVYSCEGCKGFFKRTIRKDLTYSCRDNKDCTVDKRQRNRCQYCRYQKCLATGMKREAVQEERQRGKDKDGDGEGAGGAPEEMPVDRILEAELAVEQKSDQGVEGPGGTGGSGSSPNDPVTNICQAADKQLFTLVEWAKRIPHFSSLPLDDQVILLRAGWNELLIASFSHRSIDVRDGILLATGLHVHRNSAHSAGVGAIFDRVLTELVSKMRDMRMDKTELGCLRAIILFNPDAKGLSNPSEVEVLREKVYASLETYCKQKYPEQQGRFAKLLLRLPALRSIGLKCLEHLFFFKLIGDTPIDTFLMEMLEAPHQLA, encoded by the exons ATGCCGCAGGGCAGTGTGGGCCGGTGGGGGTGCGAAAAGAAATGCATTGTGGGGTCGCGTCCCGGTGGCGGCGGCGACGGCCCTGGCTGGatcccgcggcggcggcggcggcggcggcaggcgGAGAACAACAAACCCCGGAGCCGGAGCCGGGGGAGGCTGGACGGGACGGGATGGGCGACAGCGGGCGGG ATTAATTCAACAGTGTCACTCCCTGGGGGTGGGTCTGGCCCCCCTGAAGATGTGAAGCCACCAGTCTTAGGGGTCCGGGGCCTGCACTGTCCACCCCCTCCAGGTGGCCCTGGGGCTGGCAAACGGCTGTGTGCAATCTGCGGGGACAGAAGCTCAG GCAAACACTACGGGGTTTACAGCTGTGAGGGTTGCAAGGGCTTCTTCAAACGCACCATCCGCAAGGACCTTACATACTCTTGCCGGGACAACAAAGACTGCACGGTGGACAAGCGCCAGCGGAACCGCTGTCAGTACTGCCGATATCAGAAGTGCCTGGCCACTGGCATGAAGAGGGAGG CGGTACAGGAGGAGCGTCAGCGGGGAAAGGACAaggatggggatggggagggggctgggggagccCCCGAGGAGATGCCTGTGGACAggatcctggaggcagagcttgctgtggAACAGAAGAGTGACCAGGGCGTTGAGGGTCCTGGGGGAACCGGGGGTAGCGGCAGCAGC CCAAATGACCCCGTGACTAACATCTGTCAGGCAGCTGACAAACAGCTATTCACGCTTGTTGAGTGGGCGAAGAGGATCCCACACTTTTCCTCGTTGCCTCTGGATGATCAGGTCATATTGCTGCGGGCAG gctggaatgaactCCTCATTGCCTCCTTCTCACACCGATCCATTGATGTTCGAGATGGCATCCTCCTTGCCACAGGTCTTCACGTGCACCGCAACTCAGCCCATTCAGCAGGAGTAGGAGCCATCTTTGATCG GGTGCTGACAGAGCTAGTGTCCAAAATGCGTGACATGAGGATGGACAAGACAGAGCTTGGCTGCCTGAGGGCAATCATTCTGTTTAATCCAG ATGCCAAGGGCCTCTCCAACCCTAGTGAGGTGGAGGTCCTGCGGGAGAAAGTGTATGCATCACTGGAGACCTACTGCAAACAGAAGTACCCTGAGCAGCAGGGACG gtTTGCCAAGCTGCTGCTACGTCTTCCTGCCCTCCGGTCCATTGGCCTTAAGTGTCTAGAGCATCTGTTTTTCTTCAAGCTCATTGGTGACACCCCCATCGATACCTTCCTCATGGAGATGCTTGAGGCTCCCCATCAACTGGCCTGA
- the RING1 gene encoding E3 ubiquitin-protein ligase RING1, producing the protein MTTPANAQNASKTWELSLYELHRTPQEAIMDGTEIAVSPRSLHSELMCPICLDMLKNTMTTKECLHRFCSDCIVTALRSGNKECPTCRKKLVSKRSLRPDPNFDALISKIYPSREEYEAHQDRVLIRLSRLHNQQALSSSIEEGLRMQAMHRAQRVRRPIPGSDQTTTMSGGEGEPGEGEGDGEDVSSDSAPDSAPGPAPKRPRGGGAGGSSVGTGGGGTGGVGGGAGSEDSGDRGGTLGGGTLGPPSPPGAPSPPEPGGEIELVFRPHPLLVEKGEYCQTRYVKTTGNATVDHLSKYLALRIALERRQQQEAGEPGGPGGGASDTGGPDGGGGEGGGAGGGDGPEEPALPSLEGVSEKQYTIYIAPGGGAFTTLNGSLTLELVNEKFWKVSRPLELCYAPTKDPK; encoded by the exons ATGACGACGCCGGCGAATGCCCAGAATGCCAGCAAAACGTGGGAACTGAGTCTGTATGAGCTGCACCGGACCCCGCAG GAAGCCATAATGGATGGCACAGAGATTGCTGTTTCCCCTCGGTCACTGCATTCAGAACTCATGTGCCCTATCTGCCTGGACATGCTGAAGAATACGATGACCACCAAGGAGTGCCTCCACAGATTCTGCTCTGACTGCATTGTCACAGCCCTACGGAGCGG GAACAAGGAGTGTCCTACCTGCCGAAAGAAGCTGGTGTCCAAGCGATCCCTACGGCCAGACCCCAACTTCGATGCCCTGATCTCTAAGATCTATCCTAGCCGGGAGGAATATGAGGCCCATCAAGACCGAGTGCTTATCCGCCTGAGCCGCCTGCACAACCAGCAGGCATTGAGCTCCAGCATTGAGGAGGGGCTACGCATGCAGGCCATGCACAG GGCCCAGCGTGTGAGGCGGCCGATACCTGGGTCAGATCAGACCACAACGATGAGTGGGGGGGAAGGAGAGCccggggagggagaaggggatggAGAAGATGTGAGCTCAGACTCCGCCCCCGACTCTGCCCCAGGCCCTGCTCCCAAGCGACCCCGTGGAGGGGGCGCAGGGGGGAGCAGTGTAGGGACAGGGGGAGGCGGCACTGGTGGGGTAGGTGGGGGTGCCGGTTCGGAAGACTCTGGTGACCGGGGAGGGACTCTGGGAGGGGGAACGCTGGGCCCCCCAAGCCCTCCTGGGGCCCCGAGCCCCCCGGAGCCAGGTGGAGAAATTGAGCTCGTGTTCCGGCCCCACCCCCTGCTCGTGGAGAAGGGAGAATACTGCCAGACTAG GTATGTGAAGACAACAGGGAATGCCACAGTGGACCATCTCTCCAAGTACTTGGCTCTGCGCATTGCCCTCGAGCGGAGGCAACAGCAGGAAGCAGGGGAGCCAGGAGGGCCTGGAGGGGGCGCCTCTGACACCGGAGGACCTGATGGGGGTGGCGGGGAGGGTGGGGGTGCCGGAGGAGGTGACGGTCCTGAGGAGCCTGCtttgcccagcctggagggcGTCAGTGAAAAGCAGTACACCATCTACATTGCACCTGGAGGCGGGGCGTTCACG ACGTTGAATGGCTCGCTGACCCTGGAGCTGGTGAATGAGAAATTCTGGAAGGTGTCCCGGCCACTGGAGCTGTGCTATGCTCCCACCAAGGATCCAAAGTGA
- the SLC39A7 gene encoding zinc transporter SLC39A7 isoform X2: protein MDSSLPECHHIGKGIRAKVERNFLFSRDLKAGLPRPSKPGKERILEPALGATVLISAAPFFVLFLIPVESNSPRHRSLLQILLSFASGGLLGDAFLHLIPHALEPHSHHTLEQPGHGHSHSGQGPILSVGLWVLSGIVAFLVVEKFVRHVKGGHGHSHGHGHPYSHTRGSHGHGRQERSTKEKQSSEEEEKETRGVQKRRGGSTVPKDGPVRPQKAEEEKRGLDLRVSGYLNLAADLAHNFTDGLAIGASFRGGRGLGILTTMTVLLHEVPHEVGDFAILVQSGCSKKQAMRLQLLTAVGALAGTACALLTEGGAVGSEIAGGAGPGWVLPFTAGGFIYVATVSVLPELLREASPLQSLLEVLGLLGGVVMMVLIAHLE from the exons ATGGATTCGTCGCTACCGGAGTGCCACCATATTGGTAAAGGCATTAGGGCGAAGGTGGAACGGAACTTCCTGTTCTCGCGGGATCTAAAGGCGGGACTGCCACGTCCAAGCAAACCGGGAAAGGAGAGGATCCTGGAGCCG GCACTGGGGGCCACAGTGCTGATCTCAGCAGCTCCATTTTTTGTCCTCTTCCTTATCCCCGTGGAGTCAAACTCTCCCCGGCATCGCTCTCTACTTCAGATCTTGCTCAGTTTTGCTTCCGGTGGGCTCCTGGGAGATGCCTTCCTGCACCTCATTCCTCATGCTCTTG AACCTCATTCTCACCACACTCTGGAGCAACCCGGACATGGACACTCCCACAGTG GCCAGGGTCCCATTCTGTCTGTGGGACTGTGGGTTCTCAGTGGAATTGTTGCCTTTCTTGTCGTGGAGAAATTTGTGAGACATGTGAAAGGAGGACATGGTCACAGTCATGGACATGGACACCCTTACAGTCACACACGTGGAAGTCATGGACATGGAAGACAAG AGCGTTCTACCAAGGAGAAGCAGAgctcagaggaagaagaaaaggaaacaagggGAGTTCAGAAGAGGCGAGGAGGGAGCACAGTACCCAAAGATGGGCCAGTGAGACCTCAGAAagctgaggaagaaaaaagaggctTAG ACCTGCGTGTGTCGGGGTACCTGAATCTGGCTGCTGACTTGGCACACAACTTCACTGATGGTCTGGCCATTGGGGCTTCCTTTCGAGGGGGCCGGGGACTAGGGATCCTGACCACAATGACTGTCCTGCTACATGAAGTGCCCCATGAGGTCGGAGACTTTGCCATCTTGGTCCAGTCTGGCTGCAGCAAAAAGCAG GCGATGCGTCTGCAACTACTGACAGCAGTAGGGGCACTGGCAGGCACAGCCTGTGCCCTTCTCACTGAAGGAGGAGCAGTGGGCAGTGAAATTGCAGGTGGTGCAGGTCCTGGCTGGGTCCTGCCATTTACTGCAGGTGGCTTTATCTACGTAGCAACAGTGTCTGTGTTGCCCGAGCTGCTGAGGGAGGCATCACCATTGCAATCACTTCTGGAGGTGCTAGGGCTGCTGGGGGGAGTTGTCATGATGGTGCTGATTGCCCACCTGGAGTGA
- the RXRB gene encoding retinoic acid receptor RXR-beta isoform X4, producing the protein MSWAARPPFLPQRHAAGQCGPVGVRKEMHCGVASRWRRRRPWLDPAAAAAAAAGGEQQTPEPEPGEAGRDGMGDSGRGGPGAGKRLCAICGDRSSGKHYGVYSCEGCKGFFKRTIRKDLTYSCRDNKDCTVDKRQRNRCQYCRYQKCLATGMKREAVQEERQRGKDKDGDGEGAGGAPEEMPVDRILEAELAVEQKSDQGVEGPGGTGGSGSSPNDPVTNICQAADKQLFTLVEWAKRIPHFSSLPLDDQVILLRAGWNELLIASFSHRSIDVRDGILLATGLHVHRNSAHSAGVGAIFDRSLSRVLTELVSKMRDMRMDKTELGCLRAIILFNPDAKGLSNPSEVEVLREKVYASLETYCKQKYPEQQGRFAKLLLRLPALRSIGLKCLEHLFFFKLIGDTPIDTFLMEMLEAPHQLA; encoded by the exons ATGTCTTGGGCCGCTCGCCCGCCCTTCCTCCCTCAGCGGCATGCCGCAGGGCAGTGTGGGCCGGTGGGGGTGCGAAAAGAAATGCATTGTGGGGTCGCGTCCCGGTGGCGGCGGCGACGGCCCTGGCTGGatcccgcggcggcggcggcggcggcggcaggcgGAGAACAACAAACCCCGGAGCCGGAGCCGGGGGAGGCTGGACGGGACGGGATGGGCGACAGCGGGCGGG GTGGCCCTGGGGCTGGCAAACGGCTGTGTGCAATCTGCGGGGACAGAAGCTCAG GCAAACACTACGGGGTTTACAGCTGTGAGGGTTGCAAGGGCTTCTTCAAACGCACCATCCGCAAGGACCTTACATACTCTTGCCGGGACAACAAAGACTGCACGGTGGACAAGCGCCAGCGGAACCGCTGTCAGTACTGCCGATATCAGAAGTGCCTGGCCACTGGCATGAAGAGGGAGG CGGTACAGGAGGAGCGTCAGCGGGGAAAGGACAaggatggggatggggagggggctgggggagccCCCGAGGAGATGCCTGTGGACAggatcctggaggcagagcttgctgtggAACAGAAGAGTGACCAGGGCGTTGAGGGTCCTGGGGGAACCGGGGGTAGCGGCAGCAGC CCAAATGACCCCGTGACTAACATCTGTCAGGCAGCTGACAAACAGCTATTCACGCTTGTTGAGTGGGCGAAGAGGATCCCACACTTTTCCTCGTTGCCTCTGGATGATCAGGTCATATTGCTGCGGGCAG gctggaatgaactCCTCATTGCCTCCTTCTCACACCGATCCATTGATGTTCGAGATGGCATCCTCCTTGCCACAGGTCTTCACGTGCACCGCAACTCAGCCCATTCAGCAGGAGTAGGAGCCATCTTTGATCG GTCCCTCTCCAGGGTGCTGACAGAGCTAGTGTCCAAAATGCGTGACATGAGGATGGACAAGACAGAGCTTGGCTGCCTGAGGGCAATCATTCTGTTTAATCCAG ATGCCAAGGGCCTCTCCAACCCTAGTGAGGTGGAGGTCCTGCGGGAGAAAGTGTATGCATCACTGGAGACCTACTGCAAACAGAAGTACCCTGAGCAGCAGGGACG gtTTGCCAAGCTGCTGCTACGTCTTCCTGCCCTCCGGTCCATTGGCCTTAAGTGTCTAGAGCATCTGTTTTTCTTCAAGCTCATTGGTGACACCCCCATCGATACCTTCCTCATGGAGATGCTTGAGGCTCCCCATCAACTGGCCTGA
- the RXRB gene encoding retinoic acid receptor RXR-beta isoform X2, producing the protein MSWAARPPFLPQRHAAGQCGPVGVRKEMHCGVASRWRRRRPWLDPAAAAAAAAGGEQQTPEPEPGEAGRDGMGDSGRDSRSPDSSSPNPLSQGVPPPSPPGPPLPPSTAPSLGGSGAPPPPPMPPPPLGSPFPVISSSMGSPGLPPPAPPGFSGPVSSPQINSTVSLPGGGSGPPEDVKPPVLGVRGLHCPPPPGGPGAGKRLCAICGDRSSGKHYGVYSCEGCKGFFKRTIRKDLTYSCRDNKDCTVDKRQRNRCQYCRYQKCLATGMKREAVQEERQRGKDKDGDGEGAGGAPEEMPVDRILEAELAVEQKSDQGVEGPGGTGGSGSSPNDPVTNICQAADKQLFTLVEWAKRIPHFSSLPLDDQVILLRAGWNELLIASFSHRSIDVRDGILLATGLHVHRNSAHSAGVGAIFDRVLTELVSKMRDMRMDKTELGCLRAIILFNPDAKGLSNPSEVEVLREKVYASLETYCKQKYPEQQGRFAKLLLRLPALRSIGLKCLEHLFFFKLIGDTPIDTFLMEMLEAPHQLA; encoded by the exons ATGTCTTGGGCCGCTCGCCCGCCCTTCCTCCCTCAGCGGCATGCCGCAGGGCAGTGTGGGCCGGTGGGGGTGCGAAAAGAAATGCATTGTGGGGTCGCGTCCCGGTGGCGGCGGCGACGGCCCTGGCTGGatcccgcggcggcggcggcggcggcggcaggcgGAGAACAACAAACCCCGGAGCCGGAGCCGGGGGAGGCTGGACGGGACGGGATGGGCGACAGCGGGCGGG ACTCCCGAAGCCCAGACAGCTCCTCCCCAAATCCCCTTTCCCAGGGagtccctcccccttctcctcctgggCCACCCCTACCCCCTTCAACAGCTCCATCCCTTGGAGGCTCTggggccccacccccacccccgatGCCACCACCCCCACTGGGCTCTCCCTTTCCAGTCATCAGTTCTTCCATGGGGTCCCCTGGTCTGCCCCCTCCAGCTCCCCCAGGATTCTCCGGGCCTGTCAGCAGCCCCCAG ATTAATTCAACAGTGTCACTCCCTGGGGGTGGGTCTGGCCCCCCTGAAGATGTGAAGCCACCAGTCTTAGGGGTCCGGGGCCTGCACTGTCCACCCCCTCCAGGTGGCCCTGGGGCTGGCAAACGGCTGTGTGCAATCTGCGGGGACAGAAGCTCAG GCAAACACTACGGGGTTTACAGCTGTGAGGGTTGCAAGGGCTTCTTCAAACGCACCATCCGCAAGGACCTTACATACTCTTGCCGGGACAACAAAGACTGCACGGTGGACAAGCGCCAGCGGAACCGCTGTCAGTACTGCCGATATCAGAAGTGCCTGGCCACTGGCATGAAGAGGGAGG CGGTACAGGAGGAGCGTCAGCGGGGAAAGGACAaggatggggatggggagggggctgggggagccCCCGAGGAGATGCCTGTGGACAggatcctggaggcagagcttgctgtggAACAGAAGAGTGACCAGGGCGTTGAGGGTCCTGGGGGAACCGGGGGTAGCGGCAGCAGC CCAAATGACCCCGTGACTAACATCTGTCAGGCAGCTGACAAACAGCTATTCACGCTTGTTGAGTGGGCGAAGAGGATCCCACACTTTTCCTCGTTGCCTCTGGATGATCAGGTCATATTGCTGCGGGCAG gctggaatgaactCCTCATTGCCTCCTTCTCACACCGATCCATTGATGTTCGAGATGGCATCCTCCTTGCCACAGGTCTTCACGTGCACCGCAACTCAGCCCATTCAGCAGGAGTAGGAGCCATCTTTGATCG GGTGCTGACAGAGCTAGTGTCCAAAATGCGTGACATGAGGATGGACAAGACAGAGCTTGGCTGCCTGAGGGCAATCATTCTGTTTAATCCAG ATGCCAAGGGCCTCTCCAACCCTAGTGAGGTGGAGGTCCTGCGGGAGAAAGTGTATGCATCACTGGAGACCTACTGCAAACAGAAGTACCCTGAGCAGCAGGGACG gtTTGCCAAGCTGCTGCTACGTCTTCCTGCCCTCCGGTCCATTGGCCTTAAGTGTCTAGAGCATCTGTTTTTCTTCAAGCTCATTGGTGACACCCCCATCGATACCTTCCTCATGGAGATGCTTGAGGCTCCCCATCAACTGGCCTGA
- the SLC39A7 gene encoding zinc transporter SLC39A7 isoform X1, with amino-acid sequence MARGLGAPHWVAVGLLTWATLGLLVAGLGGHDDLHDDLQEDFHGHSHRHSHEDFHHGHSHAHGHGHTHESIWHGHTHGHDHGHSHEDLHHGHSHGHSHESLYHRGHGHDHEHSHGGYGESGAPGIKQDLDAVTLWAYALGATVLISAAPFFVLFLIPVESNSPRHRSLLQILLSFASGGLLGDAFLHLIPHALEPHSHHTLEQPGHGHSHSGQGPILSVGLWVLSGIVAFLVVEKFVRHVKGGHGHSHGHGHPYSHTRGSHGHGRQERSTKEKQSSEEEEKETRGVQKRRGGSTVPKDGPVRPQKAEEEKRGLDLRVSGYLNLAADLAHNFTDGLAIGASFRGGRGLGILTTMTVLLHEVPHEVGDFAILVQSGCSKKQAMRLQLLTAVGALAGTACALLTEGGAVGSEIAGGAGPGWVLPFTAGGFIYVATVSVLPELLREASPLQSLLEVLGLLGGVVMMVLIAHLE; translated from the exons ATGGCCAGAGGCCTGGGGGCCCCCCACTGGGTGGCCGTGGGACTGCTGACCTGGGCGACCTTGGGGCTTCTGGTGGCTGGACTCGGGGGTCATGACGACCTGCACGACGATCTGCAAGAGGACTTCCATGGCCACAGCCACAGGCACTCACATGAAGATTTCCACCATGGCCACAGCCATGCCCATGGCCATGGCCACACTCACGAGAGCATCTGGCATGGACATACCCACGGTCACGACCATGGACATTCACATGAGGATTTACACCATGGCCATAGCCATGGCCACTCCCATGAGAGCCTCTACCACAGAGGACATGGACATGACCATGAGCATAGCCATGGAGGCTATGGGGAGTCTGGGGCTCCAGGCATCAAGCAGGACCTGGATGCTGTCACTCTCTGGGCTTAT GCACTGGGGGCCACAGTGCTGATCTCAGCAGCTCCATTTTTTGTCCTCTTCCTTATCCCCGTGGAGTCAAACTCTCCCCGGCATCGCTCTCTACTTCAGATCTTGCTCAGTTTTGCTTCCGGTGGGCTCCTGGGAGATGCCTTCCTGCACCTCATTCCTCATGCTCTTG AACCTCATTCTCACCACACTCTGGAGCAACCCGGACATGGACACTCCCACAGTG GCCAGGGTCCCATTCTGTCTGTGGGACTGTGGGTTCTCAGTGGAATTGTTGCCTTTCTTGTCGTGGAGAAATTTGTGAGACATGTGAAAGGAGGACATGGTCACAGTCATGGACATGGACACCCTTACAGTCACACACGTGGAAGTCATGGACATGGAAGACAAG AGCGTTCTACCAAGGAGAAGCAGAgctcagaggaagaagaaaaggaaacaagggGAGTTCAGAAGAGGCGAGGAGGGAGCACAGTACCCAAAGATGGGCCAGTGAGACCTCAGAAagctgaggaagaaaaaagaggctTAG ACCTGCGTGTGTCGGGGTACCTGAATCTGGCTGCTGACTTGGCACACAACTTCACTGATGGTCTGGCCATTGGGGCTTCCTTTCGAGGGGGCCGGGGACTAGGGATCCTGACCACAATGACTGTCCTGCTACATGAAGTGCCCCATGAGGTCGGAGACTTTGCCATCTTGGTCCAGTCTGGCTGCAGCAAAAAGCAG GCGATGCGTCTGCAACTACTGACAGCAGTAGGGGCACTGGCAGGCACAGCCTGTGCCCTTCTCACTGAAGGAGGAGCAGTGGGCAGTGAAATTGCAGGTGGTGCAGGTCCTGGCTGGGTCCTGCCATTTACTGCAGGTGGCTTTATCTACGTAGCAACAGTGTCTGTGTTGCCCGAGCTGCTGAGGGAGGCATCACCATTGCAATCACTTCTGGAGGTGCTAGGGCTGCTGGGGGGAGTTGTCATGATGGTGCTGATTGCCCACCTGGAGTGA